Proteins from a genomic interval of Streptomyces fodineus:
- a CDS encoding class I SAM-dependent RNA methyltransferase encodes MQAEPTKSLVGQEYEVEIGPVAHGGHCIARTAEGQVLFVRHALPGERVVARVTEGEEGARFLRADAVRILEPSKDRVEAPCPFAGPGRCGGCDWQHAKPGAQRRLKGEVIAEQLKRLAGLTPEEAGWDGTVMPAEGDKMPAGQVPQWRTRVQYAVDAEGHAGLRRHRSHEVERIDHCMIAAEGVSELGIERRDWTGMESVEAIAATGSQDRQVILTPRPGARLPLVELDKPVSVLRVDEKSGGVHRVHGRPFVRERADGRTHRVGNGGFWQVHPKAADTLVTAVMQGLLPRKGEMALDLYCGVGLFAGALADRLGEKGAVLGIESGKRAVEDARHNLADFPRVRIEQGKVESVLPRTGITEVDLIVLDPPRAGAGRGTVAHLTSLGARRIAYVACDPAALARDLGYFREGGYRVRMLRAFDLFPMTHHVECVAILEPAAKSL; translated from the coding sequence ATGCAGGCAGAACCGACGAAGTCTCTGGTGGGCCAGGAGTACGAGGTCGAGATCGGCCCCGTCGCCCACGGCGGCCACTGCATCGCCCGTACGGCCGAGGGCCAGGTGCTGTTCGTCCGGCACGCGCTGCCGGGCGAGCGGGTGGTGGCCCGGGTGACCGAGGGCGAGGAGGGCGCCCGCTTCCTGCGCGCGGACGCGGTACGGATCCTGGAGCCCTCCAAGGACCGCGTCGAGGCCCCCTGCCCCTTCGCCGGGCCCGGCCGCTGCGGCGGCTGCGACTGGCAGCACGCCAAGCCGGGCGCCCAGCGCCGCCTCAAGGGCGAGGTGATCGCCGAACAGCTCAAGCGGCTCGCCGGCCTCACCCCCGAGGAGGCCGGCTGGGACGGCACGGTGATGCCGGCCGAGGGCGACAAGATGCCCGCGGGCCAGGTCCCGCAGTGGCGCACGCGCGTCCAGTACGCCGTCGACGCCGAGGGCCACGCGGGCCTGCGCCGCCACCGCTCGCACGAGGTCGAGCGCATCGACCACTGCATGATCGCGGCGGAGGGCGTCAGCGAGCTGGGCATCGAGCGGCGGGACTGGACCGGCATGGAGTCGGTCGAGGCGATCGCGGCGACGGGCTCGCAGGACCGCCAGGTGATCCTGACACCGCGTCCCGGCGCCCGCCTTCCCCTGGTGGAGCTGGACAAGCCGGTCTCCGTCCTCCGGGTCGACGAGAAGTCCGGCGGGGTGCACCGCGTCCACGGCCGCCCCTTCGTGCGCGAGCGCGCGGACGGCCGTACCCACCGCGTGGGCAACGGCGGCTTCTGGCAGGTCCACCCGAAGGCGGCGGACACCCTGGTGACAGCGGTCATGCAGGGCCTGCTGCCCCGCAAGGGCGAGATGGCCCTGGACCTCTACTGCGGCGTCGGCCTCTTCGCCGGCGCCCTGGCCGACCGCCTCGGCGAGAAGGGCGCGGTCCTCGGCATCGAGTCCGGCAAGCGGGCGGTCGAGGACGCCCGCCACAACCTCGCCGACTTCCCCCGGGTCCGCATCGAACAGGGCAAGGTCGAGTCGGTCCTGCCGCGCACGGGCATCACCGAGGTCGACCTGATCGTCCTGGACCCCCCGAGGGCCGGCGCGGGCCGCGGCACGGTCGCCCACCTCACCTCCCTGGGCGCCCGCCGCATCGCGTACGTCGCCTGCGATCCCGCTGCGCTGGCTCGTGACCTGGGGTACTTCCGGGAGGGCGGGTACCGGGTGCGGATGCTTCGGGCGTTCGATCTGTTTCCGATGACGCATCATGTGGAGTGCGTGGCGATTCTTGAGCCTGCCGCGAAGAGCCTCTGA
- a CDS encoding APC family permease gives MSKLTDVPKRILIGRALRSDRLGETLLPKRIALPVFASDPLSSVAYAPGEVLLVLSIAGVSAYHFSPWIAVAVVVLMFTVVASYRQNVHAYPSGGGDYEVATTNLGPRAGLTVASALLVDYVLTVAVSIASGIENLGSAIPFVVEHKVLCAVAVIVLLTLMNLRGVKESGKLFAIPTYVFVGGVFIMIAWGAFRGLVLGNTMRAPTADYHINAEHQGLAGFALVFLLLRAFSSGCAALTGVEAISNGVPAFRKPKSKNAATTLALMGGLAVTMFCGIIALAMTTKVRMAENPATDLIHNGHPLGSGYVQNPVISQVAEAVFGKGSFLFVVLAAATALVLFLAANTAYNGFPLLGSILAQDRYLPRQLHTRGDRLAFSNGIVLLAGAATLLTVIYGADSTRLIQLYIVGVFVSFTLSQTGMVRHWNRHLAVETDQAKRRHMIRSRAINAFGAFFTGLVLVVVLVTKFTHGAWVALMGMCIFYATMTAIRKHYDRVAEEIAAPEEPDDDLVRPSRVHSVVLISKIHRPTLRALAYARLMRSDTLEALTVNVDPAETKALHEEWERRGIDVPLKVLDSPYREVTRPVIEYVKSLRKESPRDAVSVIIPEYVVGHWYEHLLHNQSALRLKGRLLFTPGVMVTSVPYQLASSEAAKVRARKRQEWNAPGAVRRGPAGERPKQPSAAED, from the coding sequence GTGTCCAAACTGACCGACGTGCCCAAACGGATTCTGATCGGGCGCGCACTGCGCAGTGACCGGCTGGGCGAAACGCTCCTGCCGAAGCGCATCGCACTCCCCGTCTTCGCCTCCGACCCGCTGTCCTCCGTCGCCTACGCGCCGGGAGAGGTCCTGCTGGTCCTGTCCATCGCGGGCGTGTCGGCGTACCACTTCAGCCCCTGGATCGCGGTCGCGGTCGTCGTGCTGATGTTCACGGTGGTCGCCTCCTACCGGCAGAACGTCCACGCCTATCCGAGCGGCGGCGGCGACTACGAGGTCGCCACCACCAACCTCGGCCCCAGGGCCGGCCTGACCGTGGCCAGCGCTCTGCTCGTCGACTACGTCCTCACCGTCGCCGTCTCCATCGCCTCCGGCATCGAGAACCTCGGCTCCGCGATCCCGTTCGTGGTCGAGCACAAGGTGCTGTGCGCGGTCGCCGTGATCGTGCTGCTCACGCTGATGAACCTGCGTGGCGTGAAGGAGTCCGGCAAGCTCTTCGCGATCCCGACGTACGTGTTCGTCGGCGGCGTCTTCATCATGATCGCGTGGGGCGCGTTCCGGGGCCTGGTCCTCGGCAACACCATGCGGGCGCCGACCGCCGACTACCACATCAACGCCGAACACCAGGGCCTCGCGGGCTTCGCGCTCGTCTTCCTGCTGCTGCGCGCCTTCTCCTCCGGCTGTGCCGCACTCACCGGCGTGGAGGCCATCTCCAACGGCGTCCCGGCCTTCCGCAAGCCCAAGTCGAAGAACGCGGCGACCACGCTCGCGCTGATGGGCGGGCTCGCCGTCACCATGTTCTGCGGCATCATCGCCCTCGCCATGACGACCAAGGTCCGCATGGCCGAGAACCCGGCCACCGACCTGATCCACAACGGCCACCCGCTGGGCTCGGGCTATGTCCAGAACCCGGTGATCTCGCAGGTCGCCGAGGCGGTCTTCGGCAAGGGCAGCTTCCTGTTCGTGGTCCTCGCGGCCGCCACCGCGCTGGTCCTGTTCCTGGCGGCGAACACGGCCTACAACGGCTTCCCGCTGCTCGGCTCGATCCTCGCCCAGGACCGCTACCTCCCGCGCCAGCTGCACACCCGCGGCGACCGGCTCGCCTTCTCCAACGGCATCGTGCTGCTCGCGGGCGCCGCGACCCTGCTGACCGTCATCTACGGCGCCGACTCGACCCGCCTGATCCAGCTGTACATCGTCGGCGTGTTCGTGTCCTTCACGCTCAGCCAGACCGGCATGGTCCGGCACTGGAACCGGCACCTGGCGGTCGAGACGGACCAGGCCAAGCGCCGCCACATGATCCGCTCCCGCGCGATCAACGCGTTCGGCGCCTTCTTCACCGGCCTGGTGCTCGTCGTCGTCCTGGTCACCAAGTTCACGCACGGCGCCTGGGTGGCCCTGATGGGCATGTGCATCTTCTACGCGACGATGACCGCGATCCGTAAGCACTACGACCGCGTCGCCGAGGAGATCGCCGCCCCCGAGGAGCCGGACGACGACCTGGTCCGCCCCTCGCGGGTGCACTCGGTGGTGCTGATCTCGAAGATCCACCGCCCCACCCTGCGCGCCCTGGCCTACGCCAGGCTGATGCGCTCGGACACCCTGGAGGCGCTGACGGTCAACGTCGACCCGGCCGAGACCAAGGCGCTGCACGAGGAGTGGGAGCGGCGCGGCATCGACGTACCGCTGAAGGTCCTGGACTCGCCGTACCGCGAGGTCACCCGCCCGGTGATCGAGTACGTCAAGAGCCTGCGCAAGGAGTCCCCGCGCGACGCGGTCTCCGTGATCATCCCCGAGTACGTGGTCGGCCACTGGTACGAGCACCTGCTGCACAACCAGAGCGCCCTGCGCCTGAAGGGCCGCCTGCTGTTCACGCCCGGCGTGATGGTCACCTCCGTGCCCTACCAGCTGGCGTCCTCCGAGGCGGCGAAGGTCCGGGCCCGCAAGCGGCAGGAGTGGAACGCACCGGGTGCCGTACGGCGCGGCCCGGCCGGGGAGCGGCCCAAGCAGCCGTCGGCGGCCGAGGACTGA
- a CDS encoding potassium channel family protein → MHIVIMGCGRVGSALAQTLEQQGHTVAVIDQDPTAFRRLGPGFGGRRVTGVGFDQDTLREAGIEEAGAFAAVSSGDNSNIISARVAREMFGVENVAARIYDPRRAEVYQRLGIPTVATVRWTADQMLRRLLPSGAEPLWRDPTGGVQLAEVHASAKWVGHKISKLQEETGVRVAFLTRLGEAILPTSQTVLQEGDLVHVMMRADDVEKVEAAFAQGPEEESGH, encoded by the coding sequence GTGCACATCGTCATCATGGGCTGTGGGAGAGTGGGTTCCGCTCTTGCCCAGACCCTGGAGCAACAGGGCCACACGGTCGCCGTGATCGACCAGGACCCCACCGCCTTCCGCCGACTGGGCCCCGGTTTCGGGGGCCGCCGGGTCACCGGTGTCGGCTTCGACCAGGACACCCTGCGCGAGGCCGGCATCGAGGAGGCCGGCGCCTTCGCGGCCGTGTCCAGCGGTGACAACTCCAACATCATCTCCGCCCGCGTGGCCCGCGAGATGTTCGGCGTGGAGAACGTGGCCGCCCGTATCTACGACCCGCGCCGCGCCGAGGTCTACCAGCGGCTCGGCATCCCCACCGTGGCGACGGTCCGCTGGACCGCCGACCAGATGCTGCGCCGGCTGCTGCCGTCGGGTGCCGAGCCGCTGTGGCGCGACCCCACCGGCGGGGTGCAGCTCGCCGAGGTGCACGCCTCCGCGAAGTGGGTCGGGCACAAGATCAGCAAGCTGCAGGAGGAGACGGGCGTCCGCGTGGCGTTCCTGACCCGCCTCGGCGAGGCGATCCTGCCGACCTCGCAGACGGTGCTGCAGGAGGGCGACCTCGTGCATGTGATGATGCGGGCGGACGACGTCGAGAAGGTCGAGGCGGCGTTCGCCCAGGGCCCGGAAGAGGAGAGCGGTCACTGA
- a CDS encoding potassium channel family protein, translated as MRVAIAGAGAVGRSIASELLENGHEVLLIDKAPTAISVERVPQAEWLLADACEITSLDEAALQRCNVAIAATGDDKVNLVVSLLAKTEYGVPRVVARVNNPKNEWLFNEAWGVDVAVSTPRLMSALVEEAVSVGDLVRLLRFSHGDANLVELTLPEESALAGTQVGDVEWPEDTSLVTIIRGTRVLTPSKEDSLEPGDELLFVAAQAREEQLEELLSVRREET; from the coding sequence ATGAGGGTCGCCATTGCCGGGGCCGGCGCCGTCGGCCGCTCGATCGCGAGCGAGCTGCTGGAGAACGGCCACGAGGTCCTGCTCATCGACAAGGCCCCGACCGCCATCTCGGTGGAGCGGGTGCCCCAGGCGGAGTGGCTGCTGGCCGACGCCTGCGAGATCACGTCCCTGGACGAGGCGGCGCTCCAGCGCTGCAACGTCGCCATCGCCGCGACCGGCGACGACAAGGTCAACCTGGTCGTCTCGCTGCTCGCCAAGACGGAGTACGGCGTCCCGCGCGTCGTCGCCCGCGTCAACAACCCCAAGAACGAGTGGCTGTTCAACGAGGCCTGGGGCGTGGACGTGGCCGTCTCCACCCCGCGCCTGATGTCCGCCCTGGTCGAGGAGGCGGTGAGCGTCGGCGACCTGGTCCGCCTGCTCCGCTTCAGCCACGGCGACGCCAACCTCGTCGAGCTGACCCTGCCGGAGGAGTCGGCCCTGGCCGGCACCCAGGTCGGCGACGTCGAGTGGCCCGAGGACACCTCCCTGGTCACGATCATCCGCGGCACCCGCGTCCTGACCCCGTCCAAGGAGGACTCCCTGGAGCCGGGCGACGAGCTGCTGTTCGTGGCCGCGCAGGCTCGTGAGGAGCAGCTGGAGGAACTGCTGTCGGTGCGGCGGGAAGAGACCTGA
- a CDS encoding DUF3159 domain-containing protein has protein sequence MTSLDKPTEDAAQAQPDDARAVTEAALFEAFGGVRGMVETVVPGLLFVAIFTIDKNLHVSALAALAVSLVLVVVRLVMKDTVKHAFSGVFGVAFGVVFAMFTGNAKDFYLPGMLYTLGLALAYIVTTLAGVPLIGLILGPVFKENLSWRTRNPGRKKAYAKASWAWGLILLAKCAILFPLYWWSDTAKLGWVLIALKIPPFLLAVWLTWVFLAKAPAPIDVFAEMEAEEKAAEERKAAEAAGRHRREA, from the coding sequence GTGACGTCCCTCGACAAGCCGACCGAAGACGCCGCTCAGGCGCAGCCAGACGACGCCCGGGCGGTGACCGAGGCGGCGCTCTTCGAGGCGTTCGGCGGGGTCCGCGGCATGGTCGAGACGGTCGTGCCGGGCCTGCTCTTCGTCGCGATCTTCACCATCGACAAGAACCTGCATGTGTCGGCGCTCGCCGCGCTGGCCGTGTCCCTGGTGCTCGTCGTGGTCCGGCTCGTCATGAAGGACACCGTCAAGCACGCCTTCAGCGGTGTGTTCGGCGTGGCCTTCGGCGTGGTCTTCGCGATGTTCACCGGCAACGCCAAGGACTTCTACCTCCCCGGCATGCTCTACACGCTGGGCCTGGCGCTGGCGTACATCGTCACGACCCTCGCCGGGGTGCCCCTGATCGGTCTCATCCTCGGCCCGGTCTTCAAGGAGAACCTCTCCTGGCGCACCCGCAACCCAGGCCGCAAGAAGGCCTACGCGAAGGCCAGTTGGGCCTGGGGCCTGATCCTGCTCGCCAAGTGCGCGATCCTCTTCCCGCTGTACTGGTGGTCGGACACCGCCAAGCTCGGCTGGGTCCTGATCGCCCTGAAGATCCCGCCGTTCCTGCTGGCGGTCTGGCTCACCTGGGTCTTCCTCGCGAAGGCACCCGCGCCGATCGACGTGTTCGCGGAGATGGAGGCCGAGGAGAAGGCGGCCGAGGAGCGCAAGGCGGCGGAAGCGGCAGGGCGGCACCGCCGGGAGGCGTAG
- a CDS encoding OB-fold nucleic acid binding domain-containing protein — MSAVPRSEKPAGRFRRMLDRLSSSQEDLESEELREDAETAGCTKIGDCHDRQIVTVTGTLRTVTLRPRAGVPALEAELFDGSAALDVVWLGRRSIVGIEPGRKLIASGRISMSRGRRVLFNPKYELRPLGRE; from the coding sequence ATGAGTGCCGTTCCTCGTTCCGAAAAGCCGGCCGGCCGGTTCCGGCGCATGCTCGACCGGCTCTCCTCGTCGCAGGAGGACCTGGAGTCCGAGGAGCTGCGCGAGGACGCCGAGACGGCGGGCTGTACCAAGATCGGTGACTGCCACGACCGGCAGATCGTCACCGTAACTGGTACCTTGCGCACGGTCACCTTGCGACCGCGCGCCGGGGTTCCCGCCCTGGAGGCCGAGCTGTTCGACGGCTCCGCCGCGCTGGACGTGGTGTGGCTCGGCAGGCGTTCCATCGTGGGCATAGAACCGGGGCGCAAGCTGATCGCATCGGGCCGGATCTCGATGAGCCGGGGCCGCCGGGTGCTCTTCAACCCGAAATACGAACTGCGACCCCTCGGACGGGAGTAG
- a CDS encoding response regulator — protein MTTRVLVVDDEPQIVRALVINLKARKYEVDAAPDGRTALELAASRHPDVVVLDLGLPDMDGVEVIKGLRGWTRVPILVLSARHSSDEKVEALDAGADDYVTKPFGMDELLARLRAAVRRAEPVGPGEEDLTTVETDGFAVDLAAKKVNRAGKDVRLTPTEWHLLEVLVRNTGRLVSQKQLLQEVWGPSYGTETNYLRVYMAQLRRKLETDPSHPKHFITEPGMGYRFEK, from the coding sequence ATGACGACCCGGGTGCTCGTGGTCGACGACGAGCCACAGATCGTGCGCGCCCTCGTGATCAACCTGAAGGCGCGCAAGTACGAGGTCGACGCGGCACCCGACGGCCGTACGGCCCTCGAACTCGCCGCCTCCCGGCACCCCGACGTGGTCGTCCTCGACCTGGGTCTGCCCGACATGGACGGCGTCGAGGTGATCAAGGGGCTGCGCGGCTGGACCCGGGTGCCGATCCTGGTGCTGTCCGCCCGGCACTCCTCCGACGAGAAGGTGGAGGCGCTGGACGCGGGCGCCGACGACTACGTCACCAAGCCCTTCGGCATGGACGAGCTGCTGGCCCGGCTGCGGGCCGCCGTACGCCGGGCCGAGCCGGTCGGGCCCGGCGAGGAGGACCTGACGACCGTCGAGACCGACGGCTTCGCCGTCGACCTGGCCGCCAAGAAGGTCAACCGCGCCGGCAAGGACGTCCGGCTCACCCCGACCGAGTGGCATCTGCTGGAGGTCCTGGTCCGCAACACCGGCCGGCTGGTCAGCCAGAAGCAGCTGCTGCAGGAGGTGTGGGGGCCGTCGTACGGGACGGAGACGAACTACCTGCGCGTGTACATGGCCCAACTGCGCCGCAAGCTGGAGACCGACCCTTCGCACCCGAAGCACTTCATCACCGAACCCGGTATGGGCTATCGGTTCGAGAAGTGA
- a CDS encoding ATP-binding protein has product MARGKLRIYLGAAPGVGKTYAMLAEAHRRVERGTDCVVGFVEHYDRPRTEVMLHGLEQVPRKRLEYRDTTFAEMDVDAVLRRAPAVALVDELAHTNVPGSRNAKRWQDVEELLAAGIDVVSTVNIQHLESLGDVVESITGVRQRETVPDEVVRRADQIELVDMSPEALRRRMAHGNIYQPDKVDAALSNYFRPGNLTALRELALLWVADRVDEYLNEYRSEHRVSKIWGSRERIVVGLTGGSEGRTLIRRAARLAEKGAGGEVLAVYIARSDGLTAASPKELAVQRTLVEDLGGTFHHVVGDDIPAALLDFARGVNATQIVLGSSRRKAWQYVFGPGVGATVARDSGPDLDVHIVTHEAVAKGRGLPVARGARLGRARIIWGWAVGLAGPVVLAVLLNTLTLGLANDMLLFLAVTVAAALLGGLLPALASAAFGSLLLNYFYTPPLHRLTIADPKNIVAIAIFVGVAVSVASVVDLAARRTHQAARLRAESEILSFLAGNVLRGETSLEELLERVRETFAMESAALLERAGDVEPWTCAGRAGFGRPLERPEDADVDMPVGDHMALALTGRVLPAEDRRVLAAFAAQAAVALDRRRLQEEADQARRLAEGNRIRTALLAAVSHDLRTPLAGIKASVSSLRSDDVEWSAQDQAELLEAIEEGADRLDHLVGNLLDMSRLQTGTVTPLIREIDVDEVVPMALGGVPEDSVELDVPETLPMVEVDPGLLERSVANLVENAVKYSPRGRSVLVSASAIADRVEVRVVDRGPGVPDEAKDRIFEPFQRYGDAPRGAGVGLGLAVARGFAEAMGATLNAEDTPGGGLTMVLSLRAAGSRPETPDMGRDLAEPERQTL; this is encoded by the coding sequence ATGGCACGCGGCAAGCTTCGGATCTACCTCGGTGCGGCACCGGGCGTGGGCAAGACCTACGCCATGCTCGCCGAGGCGCATCGCCGCGTGGAGCGGGGCACCGACTGTGTCGTGGGCTTCGTCGAGCACTACGACCGGCCGCGCACCGAGGTGATGCTGCACGGCCTGGAGCAGGTGCCGCGCAAACGGCTGGAGTACCGGGACACCACCTTCGCCGAGATGGACGTCGACGCCGTGCTGCGCCGGGCGCCCGCCGTCGCCCTGGTGGACGAGCTGGCCCATACGAACGTCCCCGGCTCGCGCAACGCCAAGCGCTGGCAGGACGTGGAGGAGCTGCTCGCCGCCGGGATCGACGTCGTCTCGACCGTCAACATCCAGCACCTGGAGTCACTCGGCGATGTCGTCGAGTCCATCACGGGGGTACGGCAGCGGGAGACCGTCCCCGACGAGGTGGTACGGCGGGCCGACCAGATCGAGCTGGTCGACATGTCGCCCGAGGCCCTGCGCCGCCGGATGGCGCACGGCAACATCTACCAGCCCGACAAGGTCGACGCGGCCCTGTCCAACTACTTCCGCCCCGGCAACCTCACCGCCCTGCGCGAGCTGGCGCTGCTGTGGGTGGCCGACCGGGTCGACGAGTACCTGAACGAGTACCGCAGCGAACACCGGGTCTCCAAGATCTGGGGCTCGCGCGAGCGGATCGTGGTCGGGCTGACCGGCGGCTCCGAGGGGCGCACCCTGATCCGCCGGGCCGCGCGGCTCGCCGAGAAGGGCGCAGGCGGGGAAGTGCTCGCCGTGTACATAGCGCGGAGCGACGGGCTGACCGCGGCCTCCCCGAAGGAACTCGCCGTCCAGCGCACCCTCGTGGAGGACCTGGGCGGCACCTTCCACCATGTGGTCGGCGACGACATACCGGCCGCCCTGCTGGACTTCGCACGCGGTGTCAACGCCACCCAGATCGTGCTGGGCTCCTCGCGCCGCAAGGCCTGGCAGTACGTCTTCGGGCCCGGCGTCGGCGCCACGGTCGCCCGGGACTCCGGCCCCGACCTCGACGTCCACATCGTCACCCACGAGGCGGTCGCCAAGGGCCGCGGACTGCCCGTGGCCCGGGGCGCACGGCTCGGTCGGGCCCGGATCATCTGGGGCTGGGCCGTGGGCCTGGCGGGCCCCGTGGTCCTCGCGGTGCTGCTGAACACCCTCACCCTCGGCCTCGCCAACGACATGCTGCTGTTCCTGGCCGTCACCGTCGCGGCGGCGCTGCTCGGCGGCCTGCTGCCCGCGCTGGCCTCGGCGGCCTTCGGCTCGCTGCTGCTGAACTACTTCTACACCCCGCCCCTGCACCGGCTGACCATCGCCGACCCCAAGAACATCGTCGCCATCGCGATCTTCGTCGGCGTCGCCGTGTCCGTCGCCTCCGTGGTGGACCTCGCCGCCCGGCGCACCCACCAGGCCGCCCGGCTGCGCGCCGAGTCCGAGATCCTCTCCTTCCTCGCCGGGAACGTGCTGCGCGGCGAGACCAGCCTGGAGGAGCTGCTGGAGCGGGTCCGGGAGACCTTCGCGATGGAGTCGGCCGCGCTGCTGGAGCGGGCGGGCGACGTCGAGCCGTGGACCTGCGCCGGGCGCGCCGGATTCGGGCGCCCGCTGGAGCGGCCCGAGGACGCCGACGTGGACATGCCCGTCGGCGACCACATGGCGCTCGCGCTCACCGGCCGGGTGCTGCCCGCCGAGGACCGCCGGGTGCTGGCCGCCTTCGCCGCGCAGGCCGCCGTCGCCCTGGACCGCCGTCGCCTGCAGGAGGAGGCCGACCAGGCCCGTAGGCTCGCCGAGGGCAACCGCATCCGCACCGCCCTGCTGGCTGCCGTCAGCCACGACCTGCGCACCCCGCTGGCCGGCATCAAGGCCTCCGTGTCCTCGCTCCGGTCGGACGACGTCGAATGGTCCGCGCAGGACCAGGCGGAGCTGCTGGAGGCCATCGAGGAGGGCGCGGACCGGCTGGACCACCTCGTCGGCAACCTCCTGGACATGTCCCGCCTGCAGACCGGCACGGTCACCCCGCTGATCCGCGAGATCGACGTGGACGAGGTCGTGCCGATGGCGCTCGGCGGTGTCCCCGAGGACAGCGTCGAGCTGGACGTGCCCGAGACCCTGCCGATGGTCGAGGTCGACCCCGGGCTGCTGGAGCGGTCCGTGGCCAACCTGGTGGAGAACGCCGTCAAGTACAGCCCGCGAGGGCGGTCCGTGCTGGTCTCGGCGAGCGCCATAGCCGACCGGGTCGAGGTGCGCGTGGTGGACCGCGGGCCGGGCGTGCCGGACGAGGCCAAGGACCGGATATTCGAGCCCTTCCAGCGGTACGGTGACGCCCCGCGCGGCGCCGGCGTCGGGCTCGGACTCGCGGTGGCCCGGGGCTTCGCGGAGGCCATGGGCGCCACCCTCAACGCCGAGGACACGCCGGGCGGCGGACTCACCATGGTCCTCAGCCTGCGCGCGGCAGGATCGCGTCCCGAGACCCCCGACATGGGCAGGGACCTCGCAGAACCAGAAAGGCAGACCCTATGA
- a CDS encoding DUF3710 domain-containing protein — MFGRRKKKGAAEDAAGEAEQVVDSVDTEADEEEEAGRERVRLEPGPRPEGPWDSSEVHDPAEGRVDLGGLFIPGVDGMELRVEVAGDAIVAATVVLRDSAVQLQAFAAPKREGIWGEVRDEIASGITQQGGIVDEVEGPLGWELRAQVPVQLPDGTGGFQVVRFVGVDGPRWFLRGVISGQGAVQPQAAGLLEQIFRDTVVVRGEGPMAPRDPIVLKLPNDAQMVPEGIQQEEGSRFSGGMGQLQRGPEITEVR, encoded by the coding sequence GTGTTCGGACGTCGCAAGAAGAAGGGTGCCGCCGAGGACGCGGCCGGCGAGGCCGAGCAGGTCGTCGACAGCGTCGACACCGAGGCGGACGAGGAAGAAGAGGCCGGGCGCGAGCGCGTACGGCTGGAGCCCGGGCCCCGGCCCGAGGGGCCGTGGGACAGCAGCGAGGTGCACGACCCGGCCGAGGGCCGCGTCGACCTCGGCGGACTGTTCATCCCCGGCGTCGACGGCATGGAGCTGCGGGTCGAGGTGGCCGGTGACGCCATCGTCGCCGCGACCGTCGTGCTGCGCGACAGCGCCGTGCAGCTCCAGGCCTTCGCCGCCCCCAAGCGCGAGGGCATCTGGGGTGAGGTCCGCGACGAGATCGCGTCCGGCATCACCCAGCAGGGTGGCATCGTCGACGAGGTCGAGGGGCCACTGGGGTGGGAGCTGCGGGCGCAGGTGCCGGTGCAGCTGCCGGACGGCACGGGCGGTTTCCAGGTCGTGCGGTTCGTCGGCGTGGACGGCCCGCGCTGGTTCCTGCGCGGGGTGATCTCCGGCCAGGGCGCGGTGCAGCCGCAGGCCGCGGGTCTGCTGGAGCAGATCTTCCGCGACACGGTCGTGGTCCGCGGCGAGGGCCCGATGGCGCCCCGCGACCCGATCGTCCTCAAGCTGCCCAACGACGCGCAGATGGTCCCCGAGGGGATTCAGCAGGAGGAGGGGTCGCGCTTCTCGGGCGGGATGGGACAGCTGCAGCGGGGCCCGGAGATCACCGAGGTCCGCTAG
- the dut gene encoding dUTP diphosphatase has protein sequence MSRGPLDVLIRRVDPDVPLPEYEHPGDAGADLRTTERCELKPGERAVLPTGVSIALPEGYAAFVHPRSGLAARCGVALVNAPGTVDAGYRGEIKVIVVNLDPRESVRFERFDRIAQLVVQQVERVRFHQVAELPGSARAEGGFGSTGGHAAVGGESGTSGQAADGGPTGGNRYASVVSDREGQ, from the coding sequence GTGAGCCGTGGTCCCCTCGACGTGCTGATCCGGCGCGTCGACCCCGACGTACCGCTTCCGGAGTACGAGCACCCCGGGGATGCCGGAGCCGATCTGCGTACGACCGAGCGGTGTGAGCTGAAGCCCGGGGAGCGGGCCGTGCTGCCCACGGGCGTGTCGATCGCTCTCCCGGAGGGGTACGCGGCCTTTGTGCATCCGCGCTCCGGCCTCGCCGCCCGCTGCGGCGTGGCCCTCGTGAATGCCCCGGGGACGGTAGATGCCGGGTACCGTGGGGAGATCAAGGTGATCGTGGTGAATCTCGACCCGCGCGAGTCCGTGCGGTTCGAGCGCTTCGACCGGATTGCCCAACTGGTCGTCCAGCAGGTCGAGAGGGTCCGCTTCCATCAGGTCGCGGAGCTTCCCGGCTCGGCGCGGGCCGAAGGGGGCTTCGGGTCCACCGGTGGCCATGCCGCGGTGGGCGGCGAGAGCGGCACAAGCGGTCAGGCCGCCGATGGCGGTCCGACGGGTGGGAATCGATACGCTTCGGTCGTATCCGACCGGGAAGGACAGTGA